The following proteins are co-located in the Spea bombifrons isolate aSpeBom1 chromosome 3, aSpeBom1.2.pri, whole genome shotgun sequence genome:
- the NKX2-2 gene encoding homeobox protein Nkx-2.2 isoform X1 — protein MSSLTNTKTGFSVKDILDLPDTNDEEGSIAEGVDEDTEGAEPPKKSLGQSPLETVKNLPLKNPFYDNSDNPYTRWLATTESIQYSLHGFASSNSQQDSSPKSPEPSADESPDNEKESSSNPDSGKKRKRRVLFSKAQTYELERRFRQQRYLSAPEREHLASLIRLTPTQVKIWFQNHRYKMKRARAEKGMEVTPLPSPRRVAVPVLVRDGKPCHTLKAQDLAATFPAGIPFSAYSAQSLQHMQYNAQYSSASNPQYPTAHHLVQTQQWTW, from the exons ATGTCTTCTTTAACCAATACAAAGACTGGGTTTTCTGTGAAGGACATTTTAGATCTGCCTGACACTAATGATGAAGAGGGGTCTATAGCTGAAGGTGTGGATGAAGACACAGAAGGAGctgaaccccccaaaaaatctttaGGGCAAAGCCCCTTAGAAACAGTGAAGAACCTACCTTTGAAAAACCCCTTCTACGACAATAGTGACAACCCTTACACTCGTTGGCTTGCAACTACAGAAAGCATCCAGTACTCGT TACATGGGTTTGCATCCAGCAATTCCCAGCAGGACTCATCACCCAAATCCCCTGAACCTTCGGCTGACGAATCTCCGGACAATGAAAAGGAAAGTTCAAGCAACCCAGACTCCGGCAAGAAAAGGAAAAGGAGGGTGCTTTTTTCCAAGGCTCAGACTTATGAGTTGGAAAGGCGATTTAGGCAGCAGAGGTACCTGTCAGCACCTGAAAGAGAGCACCTGGCAAGCCTGATCCGACTCACACCCACCCAGGTGAAGATCTGGTTCCAGAACCACCGGTACAAGATGAAGAGGGCAAGGGCAGAGAAAGGTATGGAAGTTACACCCCTTCCTTCCCCTAGACGggtggcagtgcctgtcctaGTCAGGGATGGTAAACCGTGCCACACGCTCAAAGCTCAGGACTTAGCTGCTACATTCCCGGCTGGTATCCCATTTTCAGCTTATAGTGCCCAGTCCTTACAGCACATGCAGTACAATGCCCAGTACAGCTCTGCCAGTAACCCCCAGTACCCAACAGCACATCATTTGGTGCAAACCCAGCAGTGGACTTGGTGA